From the genome of Plasmodium cynomolgi strain B DNA, scaffold: 0003, whole genome shotgun sequence:
AAGGTCCAGCCAATGATAATCCAAGTGGTTCTGCTAGTGAAAGTTCGAAAAGTCCACCCAGTGTAAATAAATCAAAGGTATGTTCAAAGGAAAACTCTCCAGCAGTCCCTACAAAAAGACGTGCTCCAAGAGAACCTGTAATGTTTGAACATCATAAAcagttttttcaaaaaactgaggctaataaaaaattagagTTTATAGATCCAAGTTATGAAAACCTAAAAGATATGAAAAAAGATCgtgataataaaatagtaGCAAGAAGTCCACCAAGtgataaaggaaaaaatgctaaccCTGCtaataataagaaaattGTACCAAGTACTACAACTAAGCAAATTATGGTTCAAAAAGttcaggaagaagaagaagaaaatggaaTCTTGGGAGAATTAGCAAACACAATTATGAGTAACATTTATGAAGTTGAAATGGACCGAGATCCAGCGTTAGAATTAATAAAAGAGAACATTATAGATAATATTATTTCAGCAAATagagaagtaaaaaaaatattgacatGATAAAAGATAATATCGGAAGTACTTTGAAAACATTTAAAACCAGTGATTGGAGACCTCAAGTAGAATTAATTAAAGAAACAATcttagaaaaaattggaagtCTAGATCCAGAAGATATAAAAcctaaatttgaagaaataaaaggagctattattgaaaaaataacagcaaATATCGAATCTGAGGTAAAACCAAAATTagacaatataaaattaaatgtgCTGGACACATTGGATGACATTAATAATGGAGTTCTTCAGCcaaaaattaatgatataaaaGATACCATTAATAGAAATATAGGAAACCTTGAATATGAAGTGATaccaaaaattggaaaaactATAAAGGAGTGCGTTACAGATAAAATAGGAGATATTTCAACTGGTATTGGAAAAACGTCAGAAACAATAAAAGACACAGTAATTAGTAATGTAAAATCAGTGTGTGATAATGTTCCTGTTgctaaaaatataaaagaaatggCTAATAAAATAATCCCAGATCCAAACTTAACcatggaacaaaatttaataaattcagTGAGTAGATCAACATTAGGATTTAACATTTTCGGGGATCTTAAAAatcgttttaaaaatttaggaAGCACAACTAAAGCAATTGGAAGTTTATGTGTATCGTTTTTATTAGCAATCGGAGGAATCATTAGTTTAGTTAGTGGCAGTGCTGGgtctgctgctgctgttttCATCTTAGCTCTgcttttttcatattatgcttcatttaaattattaaaaaggtcACTTTTAGGCAAGTTcagccttaaaaaaaaattttttccccaaaaaaagtcTAAGgagaataaagaaaaagtgctGGAGAAAGGTGTAAAATAGTATATTCCTCGAAAGCAAATTTCATGAAGTCATAGAagtaatatattaacataaatatattgtatTGTGGCTATCCTTAAAAGgctttttattataattttagttttttttttaactattttgtaaatttttttttttttttagtattattaaataataacatttctaacaaaaaaattatattgtatatttacaaaaattagttaatacatatataaatgtcaaaattttttatgttactttttacaaattcctttttttgatgtatgcacatatttgcATTAAAT
Proteins encoded in this window:
- a CDS encoding hypothetical protein (putative), with the protein product MIKDNIGSTLKTFKTSDWRPQVELIKETILEKIGSLDPEDIKPKFEEIKGAIIEKITANIESEVKPKLDNIKLNVLDTLDDINNGVLQPKINDIKDTINRNIGNLEYEVIPKIGKTIKECVTDKIGDISTGIGKTSETIKDTVISNVKSVCDNVPVAKNIKEMANKIIPDPNLTMEQNLINSVSRSTLGFNIFGDLKNRFKNLGSTTKAIGSLCVSFLLAIGGIISLLCFFHIMLHLNY